A window of the Thiomicrospira microaerophila genome harbors these coding sequences:
- a CDS encoding Fic family protein: protein MTYQLPFTLTAKTLNLIASISERVGRLSALTEQAQALRLRRVNQIRTIQGSLAIEGNSLSVEQITAVLEGKPVIAPPKEVQEVKNALAVYERFNNWNPLNETDLLDAHRILMLGLVDQLGAYRSGGVAVMSGLQVVHMASPVNQVPRLIIDLFGWLKNTDHHPLIASAVFHYEFEFIHPFADGNGRMGRLWQSLILAKWNPLFANLPIESLVYAHQADYYQAIGQSTAKTDCAPFVEFILSIIQQTLREQLTTTPQVTQQDTPQAVQAILQQQPGLVAYCQTPRARAELQAFCGLKDREHFRKNLLKPLLEAGWLQMTLPDKPNSPKQQYFCAKGV, encoded by the coding sequence ATGACCTACCAGCTGCCATTCACCCTTACTGCGAAAACGCTCAATTTAATCGCTTCGATTAGTGAGCGGGTGGGGCGTTTGTCGGCTTTGACGGAACAGGCTCAGGCATTGCGTTTGCGGCGGGTGAACCAAATCCGCACTATTCAAGGTTCTTTGGCGATTGAAGGCAATAGCTTATCGGTTGAGCAGATTACGGCGGTTTTAGAAGGAAAGCCTGTGATTGCGCCTCCCAAAGAAGTGCAAGAAGTCAAAAACGCCTTAGCGGTGTACGAGCGGTTTAATAATTGGAATCCGTTAAATGAAACCGACTTGTTGGACGCGCACCGAATTTTGATGTTGGGCTTAGTCGATCAGTTGGGTGCTTATCGTTCCGGTGGTGTCGCTGTGATGAGCGGTTTACAGGTGGTTCACATGGCATCACCAGTGAATCAAGTGCCGCGTTTAATCATTGATTTGTTTGGCTGGTTAAAAAACACCGACCATCATCCGTTGATTGCCAGTGCGGTGTTTCATTATGAGTTTGAGTTTATTCATCCGTTTGCCGATGGCAATGGGCGCATGGGGCGTTTGTGGCAGAGTTTGATTTTGGCGAAGTGGAATCCGTTGTTCGCCAATTTGCCGATTGAAAGTTTGGTGTATGCGCATCAAGCGGATTATTATCAGGCGATTGGTCAAAGCACCGCTAAAACCGATTGTGCGCCGTTTGTTGAGTTCATCTTGTCAATTATTCAGCAAACTTTGCGCGAGCAATTAACCACCACCCCGCAAGTTACCCAGCAAGATACCCCGCAAGCTGTGCAGGCTATTTTGCAGCAACAACCAGGTCTGGTAGCCTATTGTCAAACCCCAAGAGCACGCGCCGAATTACAAGCGTTTTGCGGCTTAAAAGACCGCGAACATTTTAGAAAAAACTTGTTGAAACCTTTATTAGAAGCCGGTTGGTTACAGATGACTTTGCCGGACAAACCCAATAGCCCCAAACAGCAGTATTTTTGTGCAAAAGGAGTGTAA
- a CDS encoding site-specific DNA-methyltransferase: MTQQTDFNQIQAESLNLTEHHIEQLKQLFPNVFTEGKIDFDALKSELGEVVETESERYQFTWAGKEQAKRIATTPSLGTLRPAPDESVNWDSTENLYIEGDNLEVLKLLQKSYGPKPGSNGGKVKMIYIDPPYNTGEDFVYEDDFKDNLANYQRLTGQKDEEGNPLTTNSESAGRYHSNWLNMMYPRLKLARNLLREDGVIFISIDDNEVHNLRKIADEIFGEDNFVCNFAWEKRTNRENRKIISYRHESILAYVKSRSKKSEAISQLPMDEKALSNYKNPDNDPRGLWKSDPATAQAGHGTKSQFYVYTAPNGKEHQLPSGRCWLYTKEVFDEMASEGRIWFGKDGNGVPRVKTYLHAKERGLTPESIWFAKDAFTTEKSKNAIKELFDDVAVFETPKPTELLKIALKISASEGIILDFFSGSATTAHAVMQLNAEDGGNRKFILVQIPEPTPENSEARKAGYTTIAEIGKERIRRAAKKIKVEHPDTQADLGFKVLKLDTSNIKKWNPNIDTLETDLLDAVDNILPDRTAEDLLYEVLIKYGLPLTLPIKKTDINSNGQTYQAWSVAHNSLVACFDENITLETVQAIADLSTPENSVLRVVFRDTSFTDDITKTYAIQRLKQVGIEDVLSI; the protein is encoded by the coding sequence ATGACCCAACAAACCGACTTTAACCAAATCCAAGCCGAAAGCCTTAACCTGACCGAACACCATATCGAACAGCTCAAGCAACTGTTCCCCAATGTGTTTACGGAGGGAAAAATCGACTTTGATGCGCTGAAATCCGAGCTGGGTGAGGTTGTTGAAACCGAGTCAGAGCGTTATCAATTCACCTGGGCGGGCAAAGAACAAGCCAAACGCATTGCCACCACGCCCAGCCTTGGCACTTTGCGCCCCGCACCGGATGAGTCGGTGAATTGGGACAGCACCGAAAACCTCTATATTGAAGGCGATAACCTCGAAGTCTTAAAGCTGCTGCAAAAGTCCTATGGCCCCAAGCCAGGCAGTAACGGCGGCAAAGTCAAAATGATTTATATCGACCCGCCATACAACACTGGGGAGGACTTTGTCTATGAGGATGACTTTAAAGACAACCTGGCCAATTATCAGCGTTTGACCGGGCAAAAGGACGAAGAAGGCAATCCGCTCACTACCAATTCCGAATCCGCCGGACGTTATCACTCCAACTGGCTTAATATGATGTACCCCCGCTTAAAACTCGCTAGAAACTTACTTAGAGAAGATGGAGTGATTTTTATCTCCATTGATGACAATGAAGTCCATAATCTTAGAAAGATTGCAGACGAAATTTTTGGGGAGGATAACTTTGTATGCAACTTTGCTTGGGAGAAAAGAACAAACAGGGAAAATAGAAAAATCATCTCTTATAGACATGAATCCATACTTGCATACGTTAAAAGTAGGTCAAAAAAATCTGAAGCAATTTCTCAGCTGCCTATGGATGAAAAAGCCCTTTCAAATTATAAAAATCCAGATAATGACCCAAGAGGGCTGTGGAAATCTGATCCAGCAACGGCTCAGGCTGGGCACGGAACCAAAAGCCAGTTTTATGTATATACTGCTCCAAATGGAAAAGAGCATCAATTACCAAGCGGACGTTGTTGGTTATACACCAAAGAAGTGTTTGACGAAATGGCTTCCGAAGGTCGGATTTGGTTTGGAAAGGATGGCAATGGAGTACCTCGTGTAAAAACATACCTTCATGCAAAAGAAAGAGGTTTGACGCCAGAAAGCATATGGTTTGCAAAAGATGCATTTACAACTGAAAAGTCAAAAAATGCAATTAAAGAGTTGTTTGATGATGTTGCTGTATTTGAAACGCCCAAACCTACTGAACTGTTAAAAATTGCCCTAAAAATTAGTGCTTCCGAAGGAATTATCTTAGATTTCTTCTCAGGTTCAGCGACCACCGCTCATGCTGTGATGCAGCTTAATGCCGAAGATGGTGGTAACCGTAAATTTATTCTGGTGCAAATCCCAGAGCCCACACCTGAAAACTCCGAAGCCCGTAAAGCCGGTTACACCACCATCGCCGAAATCGGCAAAGAACGCATTCGCCGTGCCGCTAAAAAAATCAAAGTTGAACACCCTGACACCCAAGCCGACCTCGGCTTTAAAGTCCTCAAACTCGACACCTCTAATATCAAAAAATGGAACCCCAATATCGACACCCTCGAAACCGACCTACTCGATGCCGTGGACAATATCCTGCCCGACCGCACCGCCGAAGACCTGCTCTACGAAGTGCTAATAAAATACGGCTTGCCACTTACGCTACCGATTAAAAAAACCGACATCAACAGCAATGGTCAAACCTACCAGGCCTGGTCGGTTGCCCACAACTCACTGGTCGCCTGCTTTGACGAAAACATCACTCTAGAGACCGTCCAAGCCATCGCCGACCTAAGCACACCAGAAAACTCAGTGCTAAGAGTCGTCTTCAGAGACACCAGTTTCACCGACGACATCACCAAAACCTACGCCATCCAACGCTTAAAACAGGTTGGCATTGAAGATGTATTGAGTATTTAA
- a CDS encoding FeoB-associated Cys-rich membrane protein: MSLSDFGSWASIFGLVIALIAFFVGYKIVRNFKNTTKQENKLFSLYNSGKISQKNNHSQKKE, translated from the coding sequence ATGTCTTTATCAGATTTTGGAAGCTGGGCAAGTATCTTTGGTTTAGTTATTGCACTAATTGCATTTTTTGTAGGATACAAGATAGTACGAAATTTCAAAAACACTACTAAACAAGAAAATAAGTTATTTTCCCTCTATAACAGCGGCAAAATTTCTCAGAAAAACAACCATAGTCAAAAGAAAGAATAA
- a CDS encoding Fic/DOC family protein, whose amino-acid sequence MSKYQFQQGNIYQEGTNLPTNKFNITDENLLTAFENELIETATEQYAAAILPTTEFTLAFFIAIHRSTFEILYDWAGVIRTHDMTKGGSRFCQAAYLPKELDKLFQKLKQENYLKDAAQSSKEVFAERLAYYQCELIALHPFYEINGRVTRLFFDLMAIANGYDPIDYEATLATNEKPNLYIQASIDCVQLADTRKLQNIILNGLQKRETL is encoded by the coding sequence GTGTCAAAGTATCAATTTCAGCAAGGTAATATCTACCAAGAAGGCACAAACCTTCCTACCAATAAATTTAATATTACTGATGAAAACCTTCTCACCGCATTCGAAAATGAACTGATCGAAACCGCAACAGAACAATACGCGGCCGCCATTCTTCCTACAACAGAATTTACCTTAGCATTTTTTATTGCGATTCATCGCAGCACCTTTGAAATTTTATATGACTGGGCGGGCGTCATTCGCACCCACGATATGACCAAAGGCGGCAGTCGTTTTTGCCAAGCCGCTTACTTGCCCAAAGAGTTAGATAAACTCTTTCAAAAGCTCAAACAAGAAAACTACCTCAAAGACGCCGCTCAAAGTTCTAAAGAAGTTTTTGCCGAACGCTTGGCCTACTATCAATGCGAGTTGATTGCTTTGCATCCGTTTTATGAAATCAATGGTCGCGTGACACGTTTGTTTTTTGATTTGATGGCCATCGCCAATGGTTACGACCCCATAGACTACGAAGCAACGCTGGCCACCAATGAAAAGCCTAATCTTTATATTCAAGCTTCCATCGACTGCGTACAATTGGCCGATACCCGCAAATTACAAAACATCATTTTGAACGGACTTCAAAAAAGAGAAACGCTATGA